A genomic segment from Methanoplanus limicola DSM 2279 encodes:
- a CDS encoding uroporphyrinogen-III synthase: protein MRIAVTRLKEKAGRDRETCKEYGHTCNTVSPMKSEIYHDSADIFIEKANNGNYDCIFFTSALPAAIIAPRLRISARVVAIGPQTAATLEKYGIKTEILPAFYSRDFAPYLGGWLKGKNIGIPRADVPNPELIRSVEEGGGIVDEIPVYALEATGERLRLEDADAVLFTSANSFSLAVWDKETEIIKIAIGDITAERMKDAGIIPDVTGDGSLKGTLRELNRYTDNLKRD, encoded by the coding sequence ATGAGAATCGCAGTCACAAGACTGAAGGAGAAAGCCGGGAGAGACAGGGAAACCTGCAAAGAATACGGCCACACCTGTAATACAGTCTCACCGATGAAGTCTGAAATATACCATGATTCAGCGGATATATTTATTGAAAAGGCAAATAACGGAAATTATGACTGCATATTCTTTACAAGTGCACTTCCGGCCGCTATAATCGCTCCACGCCTCAGGATCAGTGCAAGAGTTGTTGCAATAGGCCCGCAGACTGCCGCAACACTTGAAAAATACGGCATAAAAACCGAGATACTCCCCGCCTTTTATTCAAGGGATTTTGCACCATACCTTGGCGGGTGGCTGAAAGGTAAAAATATCGGAATACCTCGTGCAGATGTACCCAATCCGGAACTCATCAGGTCTGTTGAGGAGGGCGGAGGAATTGTCGATGAGATTCCGGTCTATGCCCTAGAGGCCACAGGCGAGAGACTCAGACTTGAAGATGCCGATGCAGTACTCTTCACAAGCGCAAATTCATTCTCACTTGCAGTATGGGATAAAGAGACAGAGATTATCAAAATTGCAATAGGCGATATTACCGCAGAAAGAATGAAGGATGCAGGAATAATTCCGGATGTTACAGGCGACGGGTCACTGAAAGGAACACTAAGGGAACTGAACAGATATACTGATAATTTAAAGAGAGACTGA
- a CDS encoding HepT-like ribonuclease domain-containing protein — translation MLKSREIFLRHILDEMLFLHEYSSGITFDDLVGDEVLKRSFLRSIEVIGEAAKNIPLDYREKHPKLPWKDMAGMRNRLIHAYFSVDWEIVWNVVSDEIPSFIPIIRQLIDSCNNHNFTKPENNR, via the coding sequence GTGCTGAAATCCAGGGAAATATTTTTACGTCATATTCTTGATGAAATGCTCTTTCTTCATGAATACAGCAGTGGAATAACATTTGACGATCTCGTCGGTGACGAAGTACTGAAAAGATCTTTTCTCCGGAGTATTGAAGTAATTGGTGAGGCAGCAAAGAATATTCCCTTGGATTACAGAGAAAAACATCCGAAATTACCATGGAAAGATATGGCAGGAATGAGGAACCGCCTGATACATGCCTATTTCAGTGTTGACTGGGAGATCGTCTGGAATGTTGTCTCAGATGAAATACCATCATTCATACCAATAATACGGCAGTTAATTGACAGTTGCAACAATCATAATTTCACAAAACCTGAAAATAATCGTTGA
- a CDS encoding RNA-guided pseudouridylation complex pseudouridine synthase subunit Cbf5, whose product MVTDAEISKKIKSGIIVIDKPQGPSSHQVTAWVKEILGGEKTGHGGTLDPMVSGLLVIMLGRTVKLAPVLLNHRKEYVALLRLHGDAKREEIERVVSEFKGKVYQRPPRKSAVKRQLRIREMYDIEVLDVKDRLVLLRVDCEAGTYIRSLCIHIGFALGTGGQMVELRRTKSGPFTEKDCIRLHDLKDAAVYEEEGEPAMLSEMILPAERLVDTMPKVVIRDSAVDAICRGAALAGVGVLQKESYKRGSTVAVMTDKGELVCTAKALVSSEEYKPGDTGIVAGSVAVIMEPGTYPRGWTKKPKDAEKKADKRA is encoded by the coding sequence ATGGTTACTGATGCAGAGATAAGTAAAAAGATAAAGAGCGGGATTATTGTCATAGACAAACCGCAGGGCCCTTCAAGCCACCAGGTTACTGCGTGGGTAAAGGAGATACTTGGCGGTGAGAAGACAGGCCACGGAGGAACTCTGGACCCGATGGTCTCAGGCTTGCTTGTGATAATGCTCGGACGGACAGTAAAACTTGCCCCCGTTCTGTTAAACCACAGAAAAGAGTATGTCGCACTGCTCAGGCTTCACGGGGATGCAAAAAGAGAGGAAATCGAAAGAGTTGTATCGGAGTTTAAGGGGAAGGTCTACCAGAGGCCGCCAAGAAAAAGCGCTGTGAAAAGGCAGCTCAGAATCAGGGAGATGTATGACATTGAAGTCCTTGATGTAAAAGACAGACTTGTTCTGCTGAGGGTAGACTGTGAGGCAGGAACATATATCAGGTCATTATGTATCCATATCGGGTTCGCACTTGGCACAGGTGGGCAGATGGTGGAACTCCGGAGAACAAAATCAGGCCCTTTTACAGAGAAGGACTGCATAAGGCTTCATGACTTAAAGGATGCCGCGGTTTATGAAGAGGAGGGAGAACCTGCTATGCTCTCTGAGATGATCCTGCCGGCAGAAAGACTTGTTGATACAATGCCAAAGGTTGTCATCCGCGATTCCGCTGTTGACGCCATATGCAGAGGAGCCGCGCTTGCCGGGGTAGGCGTTCTTCAGAAAGAGAGCTACAAAAGAGGAAGCACAGTTGCGGTAATGACAGATAAGGGGGAACTTGTCTGCACTGCCAAAGCCTTAGTTTCATCCGAGGAATATAAACCCGGAGATACGGGAATTGTTGCAGGATCAGTTGCCGTAATCATGGAACCCGGAACATATCCACGCGGGTGGACAAAGAAACCAAAGGATGCAGAAAAAAAAGCTGATAAAAGGGCATAA
- a CDS encoding MEMAR_RS02690 family S-layer glycoprotein: protein MTSKKLGIALVALVAVLLLVAPAMAGDYGKTVIKGNTTFIGESGLNINSVFLGTENTLSWYSSGSKPGTDAPSSVITVSDPTNFYVSPDVFTGKTGAWFNGTSTEAAFYVQKASLSVSLFSMNSSKEITNKKAITNDDIAIRVNSNLDALFARGIRTATGIGSGIDFYVETPDGATLTKLFDKSGGSSNLSAVKPNNTLYWLPAGTQTGVWQLLQKDYKAGTYKIYAECNVNGMKDNLGTVTGVTKSEIGTLTIDKDTVTITADKETVVRNNDFTVTVEGAPKTDYVIWLSGTDSYTNMSKNSGYPPIFVPNQDSVTPLLEAQIELMAYKTGANVSDDVPYATDCVTNEWAVKAKTGSDGKITVGLMTDGGTKDAVYTIRTAKVVSPTKLSDQLYDTVKVKVEKGAVTITASGDGSYYLGEEVTLSGTNTDTNDVYLFITGPNLPKDGGILTSPQDYVNFSRTDGYTHETVKTDDTWEFKWDTSSGMTLDAGTYTIYVTSSMYDKSGLSNTKYDTVSVVIKKPFVTATTSASTVAKGDKLYVRGTAEGNPTQGVAIWILGKNYWNGITNNNQKVTETVNDDGSFEYELGSGDTANLAAGQYFVVVQHPMYNGVFDVDASATGSNSVEVTQQAKGTTSATSQFIIWGTGKLQGSDAAEALINSINSPDIDDTYYKLTFLVEEPWIRINSIGDHYVGDQFTISGTTNLAVGDDLIVEVTSSSFQPTQKTQSGEFSGASSTVQVAEGTTYNEWSMDVDASTFKPDEYIVKAEAIEADSTATTTFNVLKGTTPTTAPTTAPTTGPTTAPSVAPTEQPTPKPTASPGFGALIALIGLGAVAALVLRKD from the coding sequence TTGACAAGTAAAAAATTAGGAATAGCACTGGTTGCTCTGGTTGCTGTACTTCTCCTTGTTGCACCTGCAATGGCTGGTGATTATGGCAAGACCGTAATTAAAGGGAATACAACATTCATTGGAGAATCAGGGCTTAATATTAATAGTGTTTTTCTTGGAACTGAGAATACATTATCTTGGTATAGTTCAGGAAGCAAACCTGGAACAGATGCACCATCATCAGTTATAACTGTTTCTGATCCTACTAATTTCTATGTTTCCCCTGATGTTTTTACAGGAAAAACAGGGGCATGGTTTAATGGTACATCAACTGAAGCTGCATTCTACGTTCAGAAAGCATCATTGTCAGTTTCTTTATTCAGTATGAATTCGAGTAAAGAAATTACAAACAAGAAGGCAATTACCAATGATGATATTGCAATTCGTGTCAACAGCAATCTTGATGCCCTCTTTGCACGTGGTATCCGTACAGCAACAGGAATAGGTTCTGGAATTGATTTTTACGTTGAGACTCCGGATGGCGCGACACTTACAAAGCTTTTCGATAAATCTGGTGGTAGCTCCAATTTATCTGCAGTAAAACCAAACAATACTCTATACTGGCTTCCCGCAGGAACTCAGACTGGTGTTTGGCAACTCCTTCAGAAAGATTATAAGGCTGGTACATACAAGATTTATGCAGAGTGTAATGTTAATGGCATGAAGGACAACCTTGGAACAGTAACTGGTGTAACTAAGTCCGAGATTGGAACACTTACAATTGATAAAGATACTGTTACAATTACAGCAGACAAGGAAACCGTTGTCCGCAATAATGATTTCACAGTTACAGTTGAAGGTGCACCAAAAACAGATTATGTCATTTGGCTATCTGGAACTGACAGTTATACAAACATGTCTAAAAATAGTGGATATCCACCAATCTTTGTACCAAATCAGGATTCAGTTACACCTCTCTTAGAGGCACAGATTGAATTAATGGCCTATAAAACTGGTGCAAATGTAAGTGATGATGTTCCATATGCAACAGATTGTGTTACAAATGAATGGGCAGTAAAAGCTAAAACTGGTTCTGATGGAAAGATCACTGTAGGTCTCATGACCGATGGTGGTACCAAAGATGCAGTATATACTATTCGCACAGCAAAGGTAGTATCTCCTACTAAGCTCAGTGATCAGTTATATGATACTGTTAAGGTAAAAGTTGAAAAGGGAGCAGTAACTATTACAGCTTCTGGTGATGGTTCATATTATCTCGGAGAGGAAGTTACACTCTCAGGTACTAATACTGATACAAATGATGTCTATCTCTTTATTACTGGTCCAAATCTACCTAAAGATGGTGGTATTTTAACATCTCCACAGGACTATGTTAATTTCTCTAGAACAGATGGATATACTCATGAAACTGTAAAGACAGATGATACATGGGAATTTAAGTGGGATACTTCATCAGGTATGACTCTTGATGCTGGTACATATACAATTTATGTTACTTCATCAATGTATGATAAGTCAGGACTTTCAAATACAAAGTATGATACTGTTTCTGTTGTCATAAAGAAGCCATTTGTAACAGCAACAACATCTGCATCTACTGTAGCAAAAGGTGATAAACTCTATGTTCGTGGTACCGCAGAAGGTAATCCAACTCAGGGTGTTGCAATCTGGATCCTTGGAAAGAATTACTGGAATGGTATAACCAACAACAATCAGAAGGTTACAGAAACTGTAAATGATGATGGTTCATTTGAGTATGAACTTGGAAGTGGAGATACTGCAAATCTCGCAGCAGGTCAGTATTTCGTAGTAGTTCAGCACCCGATGTACAATGGTGTATTTGATGTGGATGCTTCTGCTACAGGATCTAATTCAGTTGAGGTAACTCAGCAGGCTAAGGGTACTACCTCTGCAACTAGCCAGTTTATAATCTGGGGAACAGGAAAGCTTCAGGGATCTGACGCCGCAGAGGCACTGATTAACTCTATTAACTCACCAGACATTGATGATACATACTACAAGCTGACCTTCCTCGTAGAAGAGCCATGGATCAGGATCAATTCAATCGGTGATCACTACGTTGGTGACCAGTTCACAATTTCTGGAACAACAAACCTCGCTGTTGGCGACGATCTTATTGTTGAAGTAACATCTTCATCATTCCAGCCAACACAGAAGACACAGAGCGGCGAGTTCTCCGGCGCATCTTCAACCGTTCAGGTTGCAGAGGGAACAACATACAATGAGTGGTCAATGGACGTTGACGCTTCAACCTTCAAGCCAGACGAGTACATCGTTAAAGCAGAAGCAATCGAAGCAGATTCAACCGCAACCACAACATTCAATGTTCTTAAGGGAACCACACCAACAACTGCACCAACAACTGCACCAACAACCGGTCCAACAACCGCACCATCAGTTGCACCTACAGAGCAGCCAACCCCGAAGCCAACAGCTTCACCAGGATTTGGCGCACTTATTGCACTGATTGGTCTTGGAGCAGTCGCAGCACTGGTTCTCAGAAAAGACTAA
- a CDS encoding DUF1614 domain-containing protein: MKSNFSSGMHRYFFNPFSIIILIFLILALIFLLPLIFLGIIGSALSRLGFGPAGVILILFGSIIGSFINIPVAKIKSNPTAFKVPHGLLMNRYYRVSDFSTETVVAVNFGGAVIPVLISIILLFRMMSMGYDSGLYISVLVAVLLVAFVTNRFAGPVQGVGIVTPFFVPPLCALLCGIVFGWGDSLAAPVIAYIGGTMGTLAGADLLNLKRLGEIGAPVASIGGAGTFDGVFLTGIIAALLA, translated from the coding sequence TTGAAATCCAATTTTTCATCAGGCATGCACAGGTATTTTTTCAATCCGTTTTCGATAATAATTCTGATATTTTTAATTCTTGCATTAATATTCCTGCTTCCTCTCATATTTCTCGGGATTATCGGCAGTGCCCTTTCAAGGCTTGGTTTTGGTCCTGCCGGAGTAATACTGATTCTTTTTGGTTCGATTATTGGAAGTTTCATCAATATTCCTGTTGCTAAAATAAAATCAAATCCAACGGCTTTTAAAGTTCCACATGGTCTTTTAATGAACAGATACTACAGGGTTTCGGATTTCTCAACCGAAACTGTGGTTGCCGTTAATTTTGGGGGTGCTGTAATTCCTGTATTAATCAGTATCATTCTGCTCTTCCGGATGATGAGCATGGGTTATGATTCCGGATTATATATTTCAGTTCTTGTTGCTGTTTTACTTGTAGCATTTGTCACAAACAGGTTTGCAGGTCCGGTTCAGGGTGTAGGGATTGTGACACCGTTTTTCGTACCTCCGCTATGTGCTCTTCTGTGCGGTATTGTCTTTGGATGGGGTGACTCCCTTGCCGCACCTGTCATTGCATATATCGGCGGCACTATGGGCACTCTTGCCGGCGCTGATCTGTTAAACCTGAAACGACTTGGGGAGATTGGTGCTCCGGTTGCGAGTATTGGTGGTGCCGGAACTTTTGACGGGGTTTTCCTTACCGGAATTATAGCAGCACTGCTGGCTTAG
- a CDS encoding calcium/sodium antiporter, with amino-acid sequence MIIEAALFVTGLIFLVKGADYFVEGGGGLASRYGVSPSTIGLTVIAFGTSLPEFVVSINAILSENQGIALGNIVGSNIANIGFILAFCAAIKPGIFLLKKKKGQILSNEAGMMIAATLLFLAFAATGTLTFTAGIAFLALFVIIMIFLWKSSPGEDEKIESHGKMDFVYLIGGVLGVIIGSQLVVNSSTAIAEMFGVPSYIIGVSMVAIGTSLPEFATSAVAIWKNQGGISIGNILGSNIFNLLFVMGIGVLIRPIEIASMTDIFIMAGFSFAALLLFIRSEKFIRALGILLLISYSGYIWMLFA; translated from the coding sequence ATGATCATAGAAGCAGCACTATTTGTCACCGGACTTATTTTCCTTGTAAAAGGAGCAGATTATTTTGTAGAAGGGGGAGGAGGACTTGCATCAAGATATGGAGTATCACCTTCAACAATAGGACTTACAGTTATCGCATTCGGAACATCACTCCCGGAATTTGTGGTGAGCATAAATGCAATACTGAGTGAAAATCAGGGCATTGCACTTGGCAACATAGTCGGGAGCAATATCGCAAATATAGGATTTATTCTTGCATTTTGTGCAGCAATAAAACCCGGAATATTTCTGCTCAAAAAAAAGAAGGGCCAGATCCTTTCAAACGAAGCCGGAATGATGATTGCGGCAACACTGCTCTTCCTGGCCTTTGCTGCGACAGGCACCCTTACATTTACTGCCGGAATTGCATTCCTGGCATTATTTGTAATTATAATGATATTCCTCTGGAAGAGTTCACCAGGCGAGGACGAGAAGATAGAATCTCACGGGAAAATGGATTTCGTATATCTTATTGGCGGGGTACTGGGTGTCATAATCGGTTCACAACTTGTGGTAAACAGTTCAACAGCCATAGCAGAGATGTTTGGAGTACCGTCATATATCATTGGTGTATCAATGGTCGCCATAGGCACATCACTGCCGGAATTTGCCACATCTGCGGTTGCGATATGGAAGAACCAGGGTGGCATATCAATCGGAAACATACTTGGCAGCAACATATTCAATCTGCTCTTTGTTATGGGAATAGGTGTTTTAATCCGGCCTATAGAGATCGCCTCAATGACAGACATTTTTATAATGGCAGGATTTTCGTTTGCAGCACTTCTTCTGTTCATCAGATCTGAGAAGTTTATCAGAGCGCTTGGAATACTGCTGCTGATCTCATATTCCGGATATATCTGGATGCTCTTTGCGTGA
- a CDS encoding fibrillarin-like rRNA/tRNA 2'-O-methyltransferase, with product MIRINNVLVSEGKGGVYGEKMMDGYRVWDPYRSKFAALAMKRKDIDLPPESVVLYLGAANGTTVSHVADYVDTVYAVEFAPRPMQDLMAVSERRKNIVPIMGDAGRPSEYAMLTEPADILYQDVAQPDQTGIAIKNLPLLKDGGILILMLKTRSVDVTRSAKEVFEASILELEAGGLVVEDTLWLEPYHHDHACIICRKKEISG from the coding sequence ATGATTCGCATTAATAATGTGCTTGTCTCCGAAGGCAAAGGTGGTGTTTACGGGGAGAAGATGATGGACGGTTACAGGGTGTGGGATCCTTATCGTAGTAAATTTGCTGCACTTGCTATGAAGAGGAAGGATATTGATCTTCCTCCTGAATCGGTAGTCCTCTATCTGGGTGCGGCGAACGGTACGACTGTTTCTCATGTTGCTGATTATGTGGATACGGTGTATGCTGTGGAATTTGCTCCACGGCCCATGCAGGATCTGATGGCTGTTTCGGAGCGGAGAAAGAATATTGTTCCGATCATGGGTGATGCCGGCCGGCCTTCTGAGTATGCTATGCTGACCGAACCTGCTGATATTCTCTATCAGGATGTAGCTCAGCCGGATCAGACAGGAATTGCAATAAAAAATCTGCCTTTATTAAAAGATGGCGGCATTCTGATCCTTATGCTGAAGACGAGAAGCGTTGATGTCACCAGATCTGCCAAAGAGGTCTTTGAGGCATCAATCCTTGAGCTGGAAGCTGGCGGTCTTGTTGTTGAGGACACGCTCTGGCTTGAACCTTATCATCATGACCACGCCTGTATTATCTGCCGGAAAAAGGAGATTTCCGGCTAA
- a CDS encoding tripartite tricarboxylate transporter permease — translation MPELFAGLFLGLIMGIISGLIPGIHANTMAGFLLSFQAAVLLILGPEAMAVSLFSALVTHTFLDIIPSTVFGIPDADTAITVLPAHNFVLKGRGSEAVRLSAVGGLYSVIFSMPLIILFFTLLPLFQDYIDWWIGILLIAVAGVLALSSESPEWFTAVFLTSGILGVFTFNYPYPAAGIAGASGILMPLLTGLFGISVLLFSSGGVMPEQVNNSGLGRDSPILKCSLAGTVAGAVVGWLPGLSNASANAVLASFINYDEDGGGFIVATGAANTANAFLGLAALYALSRTRNGIMVAISLIDLPPMMLLAAFGALAALAAYLITFFLAGRMGIFKGLNVRNVGITVIIFCVILSFILTGPYGLFILALATAVGVVPSIINVRRVSCMGAIMLPVILWSLELM, via the coding sequence TTGCCTGAATTATTCGCAGGTCTTTTTCTGGGCCTTATTATGGGAATCATCAGCGGACTGATTCCGGGAATTCATGCAAATACGATGGCAGGATTTCTTCTCTCTTTCCAGGCGGCAGTTCTTCTGATTTTAGGACCTGAGGCTATGGCGGTATCTCTCTTCTCTGCCCTGGTAACCCATACGTTTCTGGACATAATTCCCTCAACAGTATTTGGAATTCCTGACGCAGATACTGCAATAACTGTTCTTCCGGCGCACAATTTCGTACTTAAAGGAAGGGGCAGTGAGGCCGTGCGCCTCTCTGCGGTCGGCGGCCTTTATTCAGTCATATTCTCAATGCCGCTGATTATATTGTTCTTTACTCTTCTTCCGTTATTTCAGGATTATATAGACTGGTGGATTGGCATTTTACTGATCGCTGTTGCAGGTGTTCTGGCGCTCTCGTCCGAATCTCCGGAGTGGTTCACCGCCGTTTTTCTGACATCCGGAATTCTGGGTGTGTTTACATTTAATTATCCATATCCCGCAGCCGGAATTGCGGGGGCATCAGGGATACTTATGCCGCTTCTGACCGGTCTTTTTGGTATTTCTGTTCTGCTCTTCTCATCCGGAGGTGTGATGCCTGAGCAGGTTAATAATTCCGGGTTGGGCCGGGACAGTCCAATACTTAAATGCAGTCTTGCAGGTACTGTTGCCGGGGCTGTTGTCGGATGGCTTCCGGGCCTCTCGAATGCATCTGCCAATGCCGTTTTAGCCTCTTTTATAAATTATGATGAGGATGGCGGTGGTTTTATTGTGGCTACCGGTGCTGCAAATACAGCCAATGCTTTCTTAGGTCTTGCGGCTCTCTATGCCCTTTCAAGAACCAGAAACGGCATTATGGTTGCAATTTCCCTGATCGATCTCCCGCCCATGATGCTCCTTGCTGCATTCGGAGCACTTGCGGCTCTTGCAGCTTACCTGATTACATTCTTCCTTGCAGGACGTATGGGTATTTTTAAGGGTTTAAATGTCCGGAATGTTGGAATAACTGTAATTATATTCTGTGTTATTCTCAGTTTCATATTGACCGGTCCGTATGGCCTTTTCATCCTGGCACTTGCGACTGCTGTCGGAGTTGTACCTTCGATAATTAATGTCAGGAGGGTGTCATGTATGGGTGCAATTATGCTCCCCGTTATTTTGTGGTCGCTTGAACTGATGTGA
- a CDS encoding DUF2179 domain-containing protein yields MVTIDPEILSFLILPALIFFARIADVTCGTLRIIFISRGMKLLSAVLGFFEISIWLLAISEVFSQGLSPAAFLAYALGFAAGNYVGITIEEKMALGISVVRVITQYNAEELIFQLKESGFRTTSVDAMGQFGPVSIIYSVVKRKDISEALRQVHKYNPNAFYTIEDIRHAGGAMFSADGRIPKRGLARYTRKAK; encoded by the coding sequence TGATATTTTTTGCAAGGATTGCTGATGTTACATGCGGAACTCTCAGAATCATCTTCATATCCAGGGGTATGAAGTTACTCTCGGCTGTTCTTGGATTTTTTGAGATAAGTATATGGCTTCTTGCAATATCAGAAGTTTTCAGCCAGGGTCTCTCTCCTGCTGCATTTCTGGCTTATGCACTTGGTTTTGCAGCCGGAAATTATGTCGGAATTACTATAGAGGAGAAGATGGCCCTTGGAATATCTGTTGTCAGGGTTATTACGCAGTATAATGCAGAGGAGCTTATCTTCCAGTTAAAGGAGTCTGGATTCCGGACGACTTCTGTGGATGCAATGGGTCAGTTTGGGCCAGTCAGTATTATTTATTCGGTTGTTAAGAGGAAAGACATATCTGAGGCATTAAGGCAGGTGCATAAGTACAATCCAAATGCTTTTTACACAATTGAGGACATCAGGCATGCCGGGGGGGCAATGTTCTCCGCGGATGGGAGGATTCCTAAACGCGGACTTGCAAGGTACACAAGAAAGGCTAAGTGA
- a CDS encoding NOP5/NOP56 family protein, producing MQSFWFGDKDEDGVFRPFKGDIQESLARIKELSSLGYVVLAEPDIAIEAGMFSDRREYLSALRKICFAHAEEKIKDYYSQEDLELVQMVRMLDEMDNVINLMTERATEWYLVRKPGFSRKYKNIPAKKMLGQMKREKGTGLGYLAGHIEKLADERTRLMKAISAMAGNLAPNCSELVGGLVAARLISRAGSLKELSALPSSSIQVIGAESALFTHMRAKTPPPKHGIIFQHRRVHNAPRPVRGKVARVLAGKLAIAAKIDYYTGSYNEEFICGAQERIDRTLYGADYEKKAGDKDKRGGSE from the coding sequence ATGCAGAGTTTCTGGTTTGGAGATAAGGATGAAGACGGGGTTTTTAGACCCTTTAAAGGTGATATTCAGGAATCCCTCGCCCGTATTAAGGAATTGTCCTCTTTAGGGTATGTTGTTTTGGCAGAACCCGACATTGCCATTGAAGCCGGGATGTTTAGTGATCGGCGGGAATATCTGTCTGCACTCAGAAAAATCTGTTTTGCCCATGCGGAAGAGAAGATAAAGGATTATTACAGTCAGGAAGATCTTGAACTTGTCCAGATGGTAAGGATGCTTGATGAGATGGACAATGTTATTAATCTGATGACTGAAAGGGCAACTGAATGGTACCTGGTCAGAAAACCTGGTTTTTCAAGGAAATACAAGAATATTCCGGCAAAGAAGATGCTTGGCCAGATGAAGAGGGAGAAGGGTACAGGTCTTGGTTATCTTGCCGGCCATATAGAAAAACTTGCAGATGAACGGACAAGGCTTATGAAGGCGATCTCTGCTATGGCAGGAAATCTTGCACCAAACTGCAGTGAACTTGTCGGTGGTCTTGTTGCTGCAAGACTTATATCCCGTGCCGGGAGTCTTAAGGAACTTTCAGCCCTGCCTTCATCTTCAATTCAGGTGATTGGTGCTGAGAGTGCCCTGTTTACACATATGCGGGCCAAAACCCCGCCGCCCAAGCATGGAATTATCTTTCAGCACAGGCGTGTCCATAATGCTCCGAGACCTGTCCGTGGGAAGGTTGCAAGGGTTTTAGCCGGGAAACTGGCTATAGCTGCTAAAATTGATTACTATACCGGCTCCTACAATGAAGAGTTTATATGTGGGGCGCAGGAGAGGATAGACCGGACACTTTACGGGGCCGATTACGAAAAAAAAGCAGGTGATAAAGATAAAAGAGGTGGTTCTGAATGA
- a CDS encoding nucleotidyltransferase family protein: MSSNILKKNEIMEIRQLQNKLNSLRVSFGVKNIGIFGSVARGEEKATSDIDILVEFKEGEATFRNFMDLISCLENLFARKVDLVTTGGIDPYLRPYIENEVVWC; encoded by the coding sequence TTGTCATCCAATATTCTGAAAAAGAATGAAATAATGGAAATCAGGCAGTTGCAGAATAAATTAAACAGCCTTAGAGTAAGCTTTGGAGTTAAAAATATAGGTATATTTGGATCAGTTGCAAGGGGGGAAGAGAAAGCAACCAGCGACATTGATATTTTAGTTGAATTTAAAGAGGGAGAAGCAACTTTCCGGAATTTTATGGACCTCATCTCCTGTCTTGAAAACCTGTTTGCAAGGAAGGTCGATCTTGTGACAACCGGAGGAATTGATCCTTACCTCCGGCCATATATTGAAAATGAGGTAGTCTGGTGCTGA